The region CCATGCAGCTATGAGGAATTTATTGACAGAATAATGGGTTGAATTTCCTAGCAGCTAGGAAATGCTTTTAAGGAAAAAAGTGAATAACTGCCTTATAATTAAGGCAACTTAATAAGAAATGCAGCAAACAGAATGGTTTTGTTGCATTTTCTCGTTTCAAAGACAGTAAGGAGGCAGCAAAAATGGTAGAGGGATTAGAAATGATTTGCTTCAGGATTATCTCCAATGTAGGAGGAGCGCGTTCCAGCTACATCGAAGCAATCCAGAAAGCAAAGCAGGGCGACTTTGAAGGCGCCAGGGAATGTATAAGGGCCGGCCAGGAGATGTTCCTGGCTGGACATGAGGCCCATTTTGAACTGATTCAGAAGGAAGCACAGGGAGAGCAGGTAGGCGGTTCCATGATTCTGGTTCATGCGGAAGACCAGCTCATGAGCGCGGAAGGCTTTAAAATCATCGCTGAAGAGATGCTTGCCAGCTACGAGCGAATCGCTGAACTGGAGAAAAGGCTGGAAAACCGGTAAGGACGGACGCCGTGTTTTACCCGCCGATATAAAACAGGAGCAATAAAAGGAAACTATATAGATATCAAGGAGGATTTAATCATGAAACGAGTATATTTATTTTGCAGCGCGGGAATGTCCACCAGCATGCTGGCAAGCAAGATGCAGGGCATAGCCAATTCCCATGACCTTCCCATCGAAGTGGAGGCTTTCCCGGACGGAAAGATTGGCCAGATTATTGACGAGAAGCATCCGGATGTGATTCTCTTAGGCCCCCAGGTCAAATACCGCTACGGCGAGATCGTTGAAAAGTACGGCGACAAGGGTATCCCGATTCAGGTCATCGATCAGACGGATTACGGTATGATGAACGGCGAGAAGGTGCTGAAATCAGCCATCAAGCTCATGAAATCAGCAAAATAACAGTCCGGCCCGGCATCGCAGCCGGCCCGCGTTAAAACAATCATAGTTGAAATGGGGGAACATGAATCATGCTAAACAAGTTAGAATCCGTACTCATGCCATTGGCAGAGAAAATCGGAAAGAATAAATATCTCATTGCCATCCGCGACGGCTTCCTGCTGTCCATGCCGCTGTTAATCGTAGGGTCCTTTTTCCTGCTGATTGCCAACTTCCCG is a window of Enterocloster clostridioformis DNA encoding:
- a CDS encoding PTS lactose/cellobiose transporter subunit IIA, whose translation is MVEGLEMICFRIISNVGGARSSYIEAIQKAKQGDFEGARECIRAGQEMFLAGHEAHFELIQKEAQGEQVGGSMILVHAEDQLMSAEGFKIIAEEMLASYERIAELEKRLENR
- a CDS encoding PTS sugar transporter subunit IIB, whose translation is MKRVYLFCSAGMSTSMLASKMQGIANSHDLPIEVEAFPDGKIGQIIDEKHPDVILLGPQVKYRYGEIVEKYGDKGIPIQVIDQTDYGMMNGEKVLKSAIKLMKSAK